Proteins from one Nomia melanderi isolate GNS246 chromosome 3, iyNomMela1, whole genome shotgun sequence genomic window:
- the Cypl gene encoding peptidyl-prolyl cis-trans isomerase-like 1 Cypl isoform X2 has translation MGQIVVELYWKHVPNTCRNFAELTRRGYYNGTKFHRVIRGFMIQGGDPTGTGKGGVSIYGEYFDDEIHDDLKHTGAGIVSMANFGPDKNGSQFFITLAPTQWLDGRHTIFGRIHSGMAIVKRIGFVETDKNDRPVDDIKIFKGFVRNA, from the exons ATGGGACAAATAGTTGTTGAGCTTTATTGGAAACACGTGCCAAATACATGCAGAAATTTTGCTGAACTTACGCGGCGTGGATATTACAATGGAACCAAGTTCCACAGAGTGATTCGTGGTTTCATGATACAAG GTGGAGATCCAACAGGAACTGGAAAAGGTGGTGTGTCTATTTATGGGGAATACTTTGATGATGAAATACATGATGATTTAAAACACACAG gtGCTGGAATTGTATCAATGGCCAATTTTGGTCCCGACAAAAATGGATCACAATTTTTTATCACATTAGCACCTACACAATGGTTAGATGGAAGACATACAATTTTTG GTAGAATCCATTCTGGTATGGCAATAGTAAAGAGAATTGGTTTCGTCGAAACAGATAAGAATGACCGACCGGTTGATGATATAAAGATTTTCAAAGGATTTGTACGGAATGCATAA
- the Cypl gene encoding peptidyl-prolyl cis-trans isomerase-like 1 Cypl isoform X1, protein MALANISGIPDKHWQPPFVTLETTMGQIVVELYWKHVPNTCRNFAELTRRGYYNGTKFHRVIRGFMIQGGDPTGTGKGGVSIYGEYFDDEIHDDLKHTGAGIVSMANFGPDKNGSQFFITLAPTQWLDGRHTIFGRIHSGMAIVKRIGFVETDKNDRPVDDIKIFKGFVRNA, encoded by the exons ATGGCCCTTGCAAATATATCTGGTATCCCTGACAAACATTGGCAACCACCATTTGTAACACTTGAAACAAC TATGGGACAAATAGTTGTTGAGCTTTATTGGAAACACGTGCCAAATACATGCAGAAATTTTGCTGAACTTACGCGGCGTGGATATTACAATGGAACCAAGTTCCACAGAGTGATTCGTGGTTTCATGATACAAG GTGGAGATCCAACAGGAACTGGAAAAGGTGGTGTGTCTATTTATGGGGAATACTTTGATGATGAAATACATGATGATTTAAAACACACAG gtGCTGGAATTGTATCAATGGCCAATTTTGGTCCCGACAAAAATGGATCACAATTTTTTATCACATTAGCACCTACACAATGGTTAGATGGAAGACATACAATTTTTG GTAGAATCCATTCTGGTATGGCAATAGTAAAGAGAATTGGTTTCGTCGAAACAGATAAGAATGACCGACCGGTTGATGATATAAAGATTTTCAAAGGATTTGTACGGAATGCATAA